Proteins from one Methanococcus maripaludis C5 genomic window:
- a CDS encoding DMT family transporter: protein MDKTWALIFAIVVGFVASLQPIVNSKLGQNIGSKNAVFVNFLIGLFLIGLIILISDPSSIKQLSKVPAINPVYLLGGIMGVIIVLLSLIVVPELGALSAFSIFVGVQLISGALIDHFGIFGIQKSPITLLKIFGIALLLIGMRILVK, encoded by the coding sequence ATGGATAAGACTTGGGCGTTAATTTTTGCAATTGTTGTTGGATTTGTAGCATCACTTCAACCGATAGTAAATTCAAAATTGGGACAAAATATCGGTTCTAAAAATGCAGTATTTGTAAATTTCTTAATTGGACTCTTTTTAATTGGGTTAATAATTTTAATTAGTGATCCTTCTTCGATTAAACAGCTTTCAAAAGTACCTGCAATAAATCCGGTTTATCTTCTCGGAGGAATTATGGGTGTAATTATTGTTCTGCTTTCATTAATTGTAGTGCCGGAACTTGGAGCGCTTTCTGCATTTTCAATTTTTGTTGGAGTTCAATTGATAAGTGGTGCATTAATTGATCATTTTGGAATATTTGGGATCCAAAAATCACCAATAACTCTTCTTAAAATATTTGGAATAGCTTTACTGCTTATTGGAATGAGAATACTGGTTAAATAA
- a CDS encoding mechanosensitive ion channel family protein, translating to MALDQLYFGNTLYSYMIFLIFIFFGIFFGKVMYIFLNKYVRVLAGKTKTKLDDVVLDAVEIPLIIVVFVLFFKYGLKNLVLPDHLALWLNESLTVALTFAGVLFLLKIVDDIIVNYVVPIVEKSENKLDDQLVPLMRKLVKFLIFIAGLLLILSNVGYNISALLAGLGIGGLAVALAAKDTIENLIAGFIIIVDRPFKLGDWINWGGKEGIVEEVGIRSTRVRSFGDTIITVPNANIVQTEIENFSERRKRQVKATIGLTYDTPVDKVKRAKEIIENVLNDHHGVVDPIRVSFVEFGSFSLDLRVEYFVRDFGFDFFLNTKDEVNIKIKEEFEKENIEFAFPTQTVYYKKE from the coding sequence ATGGCGTTAGATCAATTATATTTTGGAAATACATTGTATTCATACATGATATTTTTAATATTCATATTTTTTGGAATATTTTTTGGAAAAGTAATGTACATATTTTTAAATAAGTATGTACGAGTTCTTGCAGGAAAAACAAAGACTAAATTAGATGATGTAGTACTTGATGCAGTAGAAATTCCGTTAATAATTGTTGTTTTTGTTTTATTTTTTAAGTATGGCTTAAAAAATTTAGTTTTACCTGATCATCTAGCTTTGTGGCTCAATGAATCCTTAACGGTAGCACTAACTTTTGCAGGAGTTTTATTTTTACTTAAAATTGTGGATGATATAATTGTAAATTATGTGGTTCCAATTGTTGAAAAGTCAGAAAATAAACTCGACGACCAGCTTGTTCCTTTAATGAGAAAACTGGTCAAATTTTTGATTTTTATTGCAGGTTTGCTGCTTATTTTATCAAATGTTGGTTATAACATTTCAGCACTTCTTGCAGGACTTGGTATCGGTGGTTTGGCAGTTGCGCTTGCTGCAAAAGATACAATCGAAAATTTAATTGCTGGATTTATTATAATTGTTGACAGGCCTTTTAAACTGGGCGACTGGATAAACTGGGGCGGAAAGGAGGGTATTGTAGAAGAAGTTGGAATCCGGAGTACGCGGGTTCGTTCATTTGGAGATACCATAATCACTGTTCCAAATGCAAACATCGTCCAAACTGAAATTGAAAACTTCTCAGAACGGAGAAAAAGACAGGTAAAAGCAACAATTGGTTTAACTTATGATACACCTGTTGACAAAGTAAAACGTGCAAAAGAAATAATAGAAAACGTTTTAAATGATCATCACGGAGTTGTAGATCCTATAAGGGTTTCATTCGTTGAATTTGGAAGTTTTTCACTTGATTTAAGGGTGGAATACTTTGTAAGGGATTTCGGGTTTGATTTCTTCTTAAATACAAAGGATGAAGTAAATATAAAAATCAAAGAAGAATTTGAAAAAGAGAATATCGAATTTGCATTCCCTACGCAGACTGTATACTACAAAAAAGAATAA
- a CDS encoding sulfite exporter TauE/SafE family protein has product MEFIICFSAFLLGAMHALEPGHGKSIMAAYVIGTDANLKESLTLGFTILFSHVVIIFLLGLFSIYMVEYFNIGYVTTVMEVLGGVILLLVGAWIVKSYYFPHEHSIDTNKSSIAIGLSAGLVPCPAALAVLLFSISNNAIFDGFYYVLVFSIGLAASIALFSILFVKSKDFLEKYVKNEQINKLPLISGIIIILFGFWNISGPLLGIH; this is encoded by the coding sequence ATGGAGTTTATTATATGTTTTTCAGCTTTTTTACTTGGTGCCATGCACGCACTTGAACCGGGTCACGGAAAATCTATAATGGCAGCTTATGTGATTGGAACAGATGCAAATCTTAAAGAATCACTTACCCTTGGTTTTACAATCCTGTTTTCTCACGTAGTTATCATATTTCTCCTAGGATTGTTTTCAATCTATATGGTGGAATATTTTAACATTGGATATGTAACTACAGTAATGGAAGTTCTTGGTGGAGTTATTCTTTTATTGGTTGGAGCATGGATTGTTAAAAGCTATTATTTCCCTCATGAACACAGTATTGACACGAATAAAAGTTCAATAGCTATTGGATTGTCTGCAGGTTTGGTTCCATGTCCTGCAGCTCTTGCAGTATTGTTATTTAGCATATCCAACAATGCGATATTTGATGGGTTTTATTATGTATTAGTATTTAGCATAGGCCTTGCAGCGAGTATTGCGTTATTTTCGATACTATTTGTTAAAAGCAAAGATTTTTTAGAAAAATACGTCAAAAACGAACAGATAAACAAACTGCCATTAATTAGCGGGATAATAATTATATTATTTGGATTTTGGAATATTTCTGGTCCACTACTAGGAATTCATTAA
- a CDS encoding MarC family protein, with product MDVQFAILAFTSLFSILNPFGVIPTYLVLTSQYSKVEKIKIIRKSMLAAFIILMMFALLGNQIIGFFGISIPAIKITGGVLLFLIALDMIQGNTSKVEKSPKLESHLKSHAEEIEEMDEIAIVPLTVPLLTGPGSISAVIAMMAQTSDFDGKISVIIAISLCIIISYFVLKFSKDLEKMLGKIGFKVLTKMMGLVLTAISIQMALDGILMVFG from the coding sequence ATGGACGTACAATTTGCAATACTGGCATTTACATCATTATTTTCCATATTAAACCCATTTGGAGTAATTCCAACGTATTTAGTTCTTACTAGCCAGTACTCCAAAGTTGAAAAAATCAAGATAATACGAAAATCCATGCTTGCAGCGTTTATAATCCTTATGATGTTTGCACTGCTTGGAAATCAGATTATCGGGTTTTTTGGAATTTCAATTCCTGCAATCAAGATTACGGGTGGAGTTTTACTCTTTTTGATTGCACTCGACATGATTCAGGGAAACACGTCTAAGGTAGAAAAAAGCCCTAAACTTGAATCCCATTTAAAAAGCCATGCTGAAGAAATTGAAGAAATGGATGAAATCGCAATAGTTCCGTTAACTGTTCCTTTACTAACTGGTCCAGGTTCTATCAGCGCAGTTATTGCCATGATGGCACAGACGAGTGATTTTGATGGAAAAATTTCGGTGATAATTGCAATATCACTTTGTATAATCATATCTTACTTTGTGCTCAAGTTTTCAAAAGATCTGGAAAAAATGCTCGGTAAAATAGGATTTAAGGTACTTACAAAAATGATGGGTCTTGTACTTACCGCAATATCTATCCAAATGGCCCTTGATGGAATATTAATGGTCTTTGGATAA